The Alnus glutinosa chromosome 1, dhAlnGlut1.1, whole genome shotgun sequence region TcgtagagagagaaaaagatttTATTAGTGCTGTGATTACTGTTACTTGGGGAAGAGACTAGATGGAAAACAAACTAAGCGCCCGGTAAGCGGTAAAACAATCAGTACCCACCGGAAAACCACTCTCCAAATTGTCTTTCAGGTGGTTTTAGGAGCGGCGAGGATTTTTCGAAGCTCGCCATGGGAGAAACCGGGATTGTCCGGTTTCCGGGAAACCTAGACCCTAGGGCGCAAGAGTTCAGGCCTAGAAACCCTAACAACCAGGCCCAACTGGCCCTCTTCAGGCCACTGCAGCAGGCGGTGCCCCAGGTGTACTACCCGTACGCAGCGAGCGAGGTGCAAGTGCAAGTGCAGCTGGTGCCGTTTTGCGAGGCTGCCGTTGGATACGGGTGCCAGGTGGCAGCAGCACCCCCGGCGTACGTTAGCGCCCCGGGGGTGAGGGTTCAGGCGGCGGTTCCGGCTCCGTCTTCAGCGGCGACGCGAACGCTGGTGCTGAGTTCGGTGCCGTGTGACGTCAGCGAGGGGACGGTGAGGCGGGAGCTGGAGGGGTTTGGGGAGGTCAGGGGGGTCCAGATGGAGCGAATCCGGGAGGGGATTGTGATCGTCCATTTCTACGATTTGAGGCATGCAGAGGAGGCCCTCAGTGCCATTCGTGACCagcacatgcaacaacagaCCAGGCTCAGGAACCACTACTACACTAGCTGTTCAACCACAGCTTTGTCCCCACTGCCCCCGCCGGCGCGTGGGCTTATTGCTGGCCGGACCGTCTGGGCCCAGTTCAGCATCCCGTCGCCCACCTACGCCGTTTGGGAGGGACACAACCAGGGCACCATCGTCATCTTCAATTTGGACTCCCAAGTCTCCAAAGCCGCTCTAAAAGAAATCTTCGAAACTTTCGGTAGGTAAATTTTTGCTTTTGCTCTCTTAAGAGATCTGAAGGCTTTTTCAAGGAGTTGTTTTGTAGTTATTGTTTTGTGGGGCTAAGGCTTTATCCAAGGTTGCGGTATTTATTATATTGGGTTGATTTAGGCCCGGTGAAAGAATTGAGAGAGACACCATTGAAGAAGCACCAGAGGTTCGTGGAGTTCTACGATGTGAGAGACGCGGCCAAGGCTCTCGGAGAAATGAACGGCAAAGAAATTCACGGCAAGCCGGTCGTTATAGAGTTCAGTCGACCCGGTGGTCATAGCAGGAAGTTCTTCAACGCGCCAAGCCCAGCGTTCTCGGCAAACTTCCATCACACGAAATCTCCGAGATACCCTCCAGTCCTATCGCCGCCAACTCCTCCTCCGCCGCCGCCGCCTCCTTTACACCGGAAATTATCGGGACGGCTCGGTCCAAACGTGTCTCGTTCACATCTCTCTCAAACACAGTTTTCCATAAAGAAATCGAGTTTCAGTAAGGGAAGCCCCAAGAGCGCAAATCTTGAAGCCGAAGTGGCTTCGATGAGTCTGGGTGGCGACGTTGCGAATGGAATTGAAGAGAAGGAAACGAATGGGCCTCCGAAGAGGAACGCAAAGAAGTGCCCAAGCAATAACTCCGCAGTGGCTGGAAAGCAGCCTAAGAGTAGTAGGCCGTGGAAAGGTAGACAAGCAAAGAAGTTCGATAGCCGTTTTCTAATAAACGAGGATGCCATATTGGAACCCAATTGCAGAGATTCCAGAACCACTGTCATGATCAAGAACATACCAAACAAGTACAGGTCGGTCGGTCGTTCTTCTTCTGTGTTCTATTACTTCATTCTTTCCCACTCCTTGGCATATGTTATTGAGAATAATATTCGTGCGggtattgttattttttgttcaaatataTTGTTTTAACTTGTTTTGCAGTCAGAAGCTGCTCTTGAACATGCTGGACAACCACTGTATCCACTGCAACGAGCAGATTGCCGACGGCGATGTCCAGCCTTTGTCCTCCTACGATTTTGTCTATCTGCCCATTGATTTCAAGTAATCTATCTACCTGCTATTCCTTTAATCAATATTATgctttaaatataatttatttgaagCTTTGATCCCATATATATGTCATGGTATAATCATTGAATGAGTTACTAATATGGATGGCATACGTTTATTTTGCTTGAAACGTTTCGTGGAAGCAGCAACAAGTGCAATGTGGGATATGGATTCGTGAACATGACGTCCCCGCAGGCAACCTGGAGGCTTTACAAGGCCTTTCACCTTCAACATTGGGAGGTCTTCAACTCCAGAAAAATTTGTGAAGTTACATATGCAAGAGTTCAGGTATTTCCGTTTCCTTGAAGGTGCTCCTTTTCTCCCCCTAAAATACTGAACATTTTGTCCTACtcatctaaaaaatatatatattttttccgtCTACTTTTCTGAatcaatttaaaaacaaaagggaTTGGAAGCGTTGAAGGAGCATTTCAAGAACTCGAAGTTCCCGTGCGAGATGGACCACTACCTACCAGTGGTGTTTTCACCACCTCGAGACGGGAGGCAACTGACGGAGCCTCTCCCCATAGTTGGCCAGAACAAGCAGCCCATCTCCATTGGTCTCTCTAGTCCAAAAGCTGATGAGATGGACGGTCACGATACGCTAGGAGATGACGGCAAAAATGTCCAAGACTGTGACGACGCTGACCAATACCAATGCGACGTACTGATGATACACATGGCTGCCAGTAGCAACAGCAACAGCGACCCAAACGTCGGCGTTGCCGTCAACAGTGATGATGATTATGGAGATGATCAAgacagagaaaaataaattcacATATCATGTCTCATTTATTTTTGCTGCACGGAACTGGCTGcacccccaccccacccccaaTAGGTGGTCGTTGAGCACCGAGCCATCCTTAGATAGGCCACCCATCAGCCTGCCTTTGTGTCATTCTCAGGTTGTGACCTGACTACCATCACTTccatttactctctctctctctctccctctctctctgcaaGGAGATGctagtgttttttgttttttttaatagctttgGTACCAAAATTGTaattcagaaaaagaaaaaaaaaaaagaatgtagcTTTTGTTACATGGAATTTAGATTATATTTGACAATGGGATAAtcagttttctttgttttcttctttttttcttgttaaataTGTTGTATATATACATTGGAAATGTTGAAGATTCTTTTAATTCTCTTCAATGAGAGAATTTCTTCTCGATATTTTCTGTGTAAACTTTCGGAGATGAGAGGGACGGACGGACCATTGGATAAAGAGGAGCCACCTCTTTCGCCGATATATGGGCACGCAGGTGGTTGCCATCCAGCAGTTGTACGTCCCTTTTGCGCTTTTTGGCTAACTTGCACTGTTCTTGGCAGGTCCGACCTATCTATGCTTTTTATAGGAAAGTATGGATTATATGTAACATCCAATTTCggtgtttttattttctgtttaatTATGTGATTTATTGTTAGCAGCATAAATGGATCCGAAGTTGCAAATTTGTGTGCTAGAAATATCATTACCATAAACACTCACGTGTCCCAGTGCAATGATATCCAATATTGCaccagatctctctctctctctctctctctctctctctctctatatatatatatatatagatatatatattacaatattTTATTTGCTTTAGAGTTATGATATCTTTTGGTGTagaattcaaataattaatcataaaaaaatatatttcaaagaGTGTTGGTTGATTGCTTTGAGTAGAGTGGAATTAATCCCACTATGTTTGttagattattaattttttcttttattttctgttcttaaaacaaaaatattaacaaataactttaaataCAAAACACTGAAATATATCTGCGTCGCATCGCAACACGAAATAAGGACAATGCAGTTATGTTTCTTGAGAAGCTTCATTACAGGAGCTGTTTCTTTCTTAtctgtaatttttattattattattattatttttttgatgaatttcttAACTGTAATTTGCCATTACGTTAATTAGGAATTGATAATTTGGGCCATGTTGGTTTGGAAGCTGGAATTCCAATTACTCATCTATAATATCGTGcagaaatttctttcttttttctcatgaTCTCTTCGGATTCAATATTCTCTGTGCCTTTTTACACTTCCCACAATGTTTACGCGGCCTGAGACTCTGAGAGAGTGCCATGTTTGAAACTGATATATAACTGAAGTTACACTAGGTACGTAGGTTAACCAAGTCTTAATGTATTCTTCATATTGATTAAACTGAATAAATCATAATATTAATGTTTTCTTCGTATTGATTAACGTATGTTACACTAAGTAGGTTAACCAAGGTTAATCAAttgattatattattttagttgATGTTATTGCCATTGTTATTGTCGTATTCATCAATTATATCAATTATAGATGAATGGTGGATGGAGGAATGCTCTTCTTACATCCAGTCTATTGTACTTGCTGAGCAAGTTTCATCTTCCTGATTTATGAGAATCATTAtttccttaataaaaaaaaaaaaaactcttttaggGAAAGTTTGACTtcttagaaataattaaaatatagtTTGACAATTAAATTCGAATATTAAAGAGTTCGCATGTGTATATGTGCATAATATATGGTTATTCTGTCTCCAAGAAGTAGTTGAATCGGTTGGAGACCACGTCTTATGAAgcggaagtcactagttcgaatcatCGTTTCCTTCTTGCGTGGACAcgtaaaatacaaatatatatatatttggttattctaaatttaatgaaaactaaatattcatttacttttcaaaaatatgtgaCTTTCGCATATGTTCAAATCTCAATATCAAATCAAAGATTAGAACTCGCAATTATTGCTTGCTCATTTTTTCGATTGGAGAGAGATAATTGCATAGCAAAAATATACCCAAAGtaacaatattaaaaaatagaaaatagaaagtttcatttgagaaatttataattTCGAGTAACAAACTAACAATAATTACTTAAAATGATGGTATTTATCTTTCGCTGAAGACTAGATTCAGTGTTTATGGTTTTGAAGATAATAGTAATCGACCATGTGCTTCGAATAGAGAGCACTTcctattataatttattttttattcataactAAAATAActgtttaatttgtttctcgtgtgtgtatatacattaaattattattattttcataaaaatacacatttatttacGTTTGTGATGGGATAATATTTCAAGTgtagtatatattattattttacaagaCTCATTTTGTTGATTTGATCTGTTAATGTTTTTTGAGATTGGATATAGTCTTTTCTTTAAGGCATGTGTGATAGACGGAAGGGTCATTTT contains the following coding sequences:
- the LOC133858397 gene encoding protein terminal ear1; its protein translation is MGETGIVRFPGNLDPRAQEFRPRNPNNQAQLALFRPLQQAVPQVYYPYAASEVQVQVQLVPFCEAAVGYGCQVAAAPPAYVSAPGVRVQAAVPAPSSAATRTLVLSSVPCDVSEGTVRRELEGFGEVRGVQMERIREGIVIVHFYDLRHAEEALSAIRDQHMQQQTRLRNHYYTSCSTTALSPLPPPARGLIAGRTVWAQFSIPSPTYAVWEGHNQGTIVIFNLDSQVSKAALKEIFETFGPVKELRETPLKKHQRFVEFYDVRDAAKALGEMNGKEIHGKPVVIEFSRPGGHSRKFFNAPSPAFSANFHHTKSPRYPPVLSPPTPPPPPPPPLHRKLSGRLGPNVSRSHLSQTQFSIKKSSFSKGSPKSANLEAEVASMSLGGDVANGIEEKETNGPPKRNAKKCPSNNSAVAGKQPKSSRPWKGRQAKKFDSRFLINEDAILEPNCRDSRTTVMIKNIPNKYSQKLLLNMLDNHCIHCNEQIADGDVQPLSSYDFVYLPIDFNNKCNVGYGFVNMTSPQATWRLYKAFHLQHWEVFNSRKICEVTYARVQGLEALKEHFKNSKFPCEMDHYLPVVFSPPRDGRQLTEPLPIVGQNKQPISIGLSSPKADEMDGHDTLGDDGKNVQDCDDADQYQCDVLMIHMAASSNSNSDPNVGVAVNSDDDYGDDQDREK